One segment of Anatilimnocola aggregata DNA contains the following:
- a CDS encoding type II and III secretion system protein family protein, translating into MLGSSRKRRARSARRWQRWLAASLCTASFLTGHVLFGQQPGTLAQRSTKPLQRVAIEAAPSELPPGESQPGLPPILAGSNVPRPVRPAQTPALLPPVPRQTPATNTLAPIVAAPATTAAPLAFPAGAPSSASPWMQDIRQLVETTPGVKRPTPTPSNAAATSPTTNNPAPILSASELPRPGSQIKPASGIDGAEQARTAQFDRAPVEPIQSAASPFAPAPLPQSQLAIPQLSIPQPPPLEPVSRQPLALQPEAPINAAPIQNTTANLAPSQRFPLAPTNDAARPFNQPTFNQPADSQTIELPVPRAPQPVNFAQPAPVPPAPRPLNLAPMADPVAPQEDAMRRANSPFEVIDETGAVQVMVRRSKLLRTKVDIYRTAVVDDSICDIVQFTPREVSLIGKSQGSTHITFWFDDPAMQPVTYLIKVVPDVAQVKQTEDTYKMLQDVINEMFPDSKIQLLLVADKLIIRGQAKDSEEAAQIVALVRSQSSGGGNGAGFGGGFGGGLSEGAAAQVLSDSATGSSQRSRLQVINMLRVPGVQQVALRVKIAEMNRSAARGIGVGVRGNINFTDNPDGSQLFLQSMLNVVGGAGPALLTQLDGDDIQIGVRYLQSRGVLRLLSEPTLVTMSGTPATFIAGGEFAVPTLVGSAGLNAVTTDFRAFGAIISFMPTVVDKDRIRLQVSPEFSQINSQLTVNNTPGLKVRAATTTVEMREGQTLAIAGLLEDNMTGNTVGDLPFLAKIFGNRDIARNETELLILVTPELVQAMEPEEVPPLPGFDITEPTSAQFFLHGDLEGNPTQDYRSTVWPRLKKRYGAGGPAMTSGPFGHGQ; encoded by the coding sequence ATGCTTGGATCGTCACGTAAACGTCGTGCGCGGAGCGCTCGTCGGTGGCAACGCTGGCTGGCGGCTTCGCTCTGCACGGCCAGCTTCCTGACCGGACACGTGCTGTTCGGACAGCAGCCGGGCACCTTAGCGCAGCGCAGCACCAAACCGCTGCAGCGTGTGGCCATCGAAGCCGCGCCCAGCGAACTCCCACCAGGCGAGAGCCAACCGGGATTGCCGCCGATTCTCGCCGGCTCGAACGTGCCGCGACCGGTGCGCCCCGCTCAAACGCCCGCGCTGTTGCCGCCGGTACCCCGGCAGACGCCGGCCACGAACACCTTAGCGCCCATCGTGGCAGCACCTGCAACGACGGCAGCGCCCCTCGCGTTTCCCGCCGGTGCGCCCAGTTCGGCCAGTCCTTGGATGCAAGACATCCGCCAACTGGTCGAGACCACGCCCGGCGTGAAGAGGCCAACACCAACGCCGAGCAATGCGGCTGCGACCAGTCCCACAACCAACAACCCAGCGCCGATTCTCTCGGCCAGTGAGTTGCCCCGACCCGGCAGCCAGATCAAGCCGGCCAGTGGCATCGACGGCGCCGAACAAGCGCGGACCGCTCAGTTCGATCGCGCTCCGGTCGAGCCAATCCAGTCCGCTGCTTCGCCCTTCGCACCAGCGCCGCTGCCCCAATCGCAGTTAGCGATTCCGCAGCTGTCGATTCCGCAGCCACCGCCGCTCGAGCCCGTCTCGCGCCAACCGCTGGCACTGCAGCCCGAAGCGCCGATCAACGCAGCGCCTATTCAAAATACCACGGCCAACCTGGCACCGAGCCAGCGCTTCCCGCTGGCTCCGACCAACGACGCGGCCCGGCCCTTCAACCAGCCAACGTTCAACCAACCGGCCGATTCGCAGACCATCGAGTTGCCTGTGCCGCGGGCTCCGCAGCCTGTGAACTTCGCTCAGCCCGCGCCGGTGCCACCCGCACCCCGGCCACTCAACCTGGCCCCGATGGCTGACCCCGTCGCGCCCCAGGAAGATGCGATGCGGCGCGCCAACAGCCCGTTCGAAGTCATTGATGAAACCGGTGCCGTTCAGGTCATGGTCCGCCGCAGCAAACTCCTTCGCACCAAGGTCGACATCTACCGCACGGCAGTCGTCGACGACTCGATCTGCGACATCGTCCAGTTCACACCTCGCGAAGTCTCGCTGATCGGCAAGAGCCAGGGCTCGACCCACATCACCTTCTGGTTCGACGACCCGGCCATGCAGCCCGTGACGTACCTGATTAAGGTCGTGCCCGACGTGGCGCAAGTGAAACAGACCGAAGACACCTACAAGATGCTGCAGGACGTCATCAACGAGATGTTCCCCGACAGCAAGATTCAACTCCTGCTCGTCGCCGACAAGCTGATCATTCGCGGCCAGGCCAAAGACAGCGAAGAGGCGGCTCAAATCGTCGCCCTCGTTCGCAGCCAGTCGAGCGGCGGCGGCAATGGTGCGGGCTTTGGCGGCGGCTTCGGTGGCGGTCTGAGCGAAGGGGCAGCTGCCCAAGTCCTCAGCGATAGTGCTACCGGCAGTTCGCAGCGCTCGCGGTTGCAAGTCATCAACATGCTCCGCGTCCCTGGCGTGCAGCAGGTGGCCCTGCGGGTGAAGATCGCCGAAATGAACCGTTCCGCGGCCCGCGGCATCGGCGTCGGCGTGCGAGGGAACATCAACTTCACCGACAATCCCGATGGGAGCCAACTCTTTCTGCAGTCGATGCTCAACGTCGTCGGCGGAGCGGGACCAGCGCTGCTCACACAACTCGACGGCGACGACATTCAAATCGGCGTTCGCTACCTGCAATCGCGGGGCGTGCTCCGCCTGCTCAGCGAACCAACGCTCGTCACGATGAGTGGTACACCCGCCACCTTCATCGCCGGTGGTGAGTTCGCTGTGCCGACCCTCGTCGGTTCGGCCGGCCTCAACGCGGTGACGACCGACTTCCGCGCCTTCGGTGCGATCATCAGCTTCATGCCGACGGTGGTCGATAAGGACCGCATTCGCTTGCAAGTCTCGCCCGAGTTCAGCCAGATCAACAGCCAGTTGACCGTGAACAACACGCCGGGGCTTAAGGTGCGAGCCGCGACCACGACCGTCGAAATGCGGGAAGGTCAGACGCTGGCCATCGCCGGCTTGCTCGAAGACAACATGACCGGCAACACGGTCGGCGATCTTCCCTTCCTGGCGAAGATCTTCGGCAATCGCGACATCGCCCGCAACGAAACGGAACTGCTGATCCTCGTCACACCCGAACTGGTGCAGGCGATGGAACCCGAAGAAGTGCCGCCACTGCCTGGCTTCGATATCACCGAGCCCACCAGTGCCCAGTTCTTCCTGCATGGCGACCTGGAAGGTAATCCGACCCAGGATTATCGCAGCACCGTCTGGCCACGCCTGAAGAAACGCTACGGTGCCGGCGGACCCGCCATGACCAGCGGACCGTTCGGACATGGGCAATAA